In Mercenaria mercenaria strain notata chromosome 14, MADL_Memer_1, whole genome shotgun sequence, the following are encoded in one genomic region:
- the LOC128548102 gene encoding uncharacterized protein LOC128548102, translating into MTEYTCSQASQASSISTIPYEIFEPDFANELEQVDQLFFGNVLNSDSEGSISDEDLDESDDLNENSAPVHIDQSDCLPTDNEEVVKQNNFKAQGCGCVRLYGKPCSCVVEWSELIKYRQSCLEKSRDELDMIIKVQLYHNRNTGVNTERSKIREKNRQNYYFHGQKICRETFAFAHGVVHKTVDRIARSIDTDGLSARVHGNVGKSPKHALTLADTQNIKQFLVSYGAQNGLPLPGRMSNFRNEKYILLPSDRNEADIHALYSAAAEENAFRNVCLSEFKKIWLEQCPYLLIMKPSTDLCLKCQKYVQSIRNSGNLTEEQKLEKLHVYQDHIDKVKCQRDHYRLQVESTKQQYADLSAEEKNRGRCCTIFFICHRCV; encoded by the coding sequence atgacaGAATATACGTGTAGTCAAGCCAGTCAGGCATCTTCTATAAGTACCATTCCATATGAAATTTTCGAGCCAGATTTTGCAAATGAACTTGAACAAGTTGATCAACTCTTTTTCGGAAATGTACTAAATTCGGACAGTGAAGGTAGTATTAGTGATGAAGATTTGGACGAGTCTGATGATTTAAATGAAAACTCTGCACCTGTTCATATTGATCAGTCTGATTGTTTACCAACTGATAATGAAGAAGTTGTAAAACAGAATAACTTTAAAGCGCAAGGCTGCGGTTGTGTACGCCTGTATGGCAAACCTTGTAGTTGTGTTGTTGAGTGGTCAGAACTGATAAAGTACCGCCAGTCTTGCTTAGAAAAATCCAGAGATGAACTTGACATGATTATAAAGGTTCAGTTGTATCACAATAGGAATACTGGAGTAAACAcagaaaggtccaaaattagagagaaaaacagacaaaattattattttcatggcCAAAAGATATGTCGAGAAACTTTTGCTTTTGCACACGGTGTCGTCCATAAGACTGTCGATCGAATAGCAAGGTCAATTGACACAGACGGCTTGAGTGCACGTGTTCATGGTAATGTTGGCAAGTCCCCTAAACATGCGCTCACTCTAGCTGACACACAGAACATAAAGCAGTTTCTTGTTTCCTATGGAGCACAAAATGGCTTACCACTACCAGGGAGAATGtctaattttagaaatgaaaaatatatactacTCCCATCAGACAGAAACGAGGCAGATATTCATGCACTTTACAGTGCTGCGGCAGAGGAAAATGCATTCAGGAATGTCTGCCtgtcagaatttaaaaaaatctggcTGGAACAATGTCCCTATTTGCTCATTATGAAACCATCAACTGATCTCTGTCTTAAGTGCCAGAAGTATGTACAAAGTATCAGAAATAGTGGAAATCTTACAGAGGAACAAAAGTTAGAAAAACTGCATGTTTATCAAGATCACATAGATAAAGTAAAATGCCAGAGAGATCATTACAGACTTCAAGTTGAAAGTACAAAGCAGCAATATGCAGATCTGTCTGCTGAAGAAAAAAACAGAGGTAGATgttgtacaattttttttatctgtcATAGATGTGTATAG
- the LOC123554942 gene encoding uncharacterized protein LOC123554942: protein MHYSFDYAQQVLYPHYAQQVGPLYFKTPRKCGCFGVCCESSGSQIFYLVDEMYSVAVGRGANSVVSMVHHHFQHHGYGEKNVSLHMDNCTGQNKNNVVISYGMWRVMVGLHDALEYSLMEAGHTKFSPDWHFGLWKVRWRHSTAETLEDISKTVSDSSRGGHNIPQLVEDPTKPVVFYDWAKFLKQFFRPIPHLKKYYHFRMSSARPGVVFVKDYNFSIETEINILRQGVDIAGKFPNRITIPELDACRQWYLYNEIAPLCDNSSVCPKPAVPKPSKVKTQAFKTKSE, encoded by the exons ATGCACTACAGTTTTGACTATGCCCAACAGGTTCTATATCCTCACTATGCGCAGCAAGTAGGGCCTTTGTACTTCAAGACACCACGAAAATGCGGTTGCTTTGGAGTTTGCTGTGAATCTTCAG GCTCACAAATTTTCTACTTAGTGGATGAGATGTACAGTGTTGCTGTTGGTAGGGGTGCAAATAGTGTAGTTTCCATGGTACACCACCACTTTCAACATCATGGCTATGGTGAAAAGAATGTGTCACTACATATGGACAACTGTACtggacaaaataaaaacaatgtggtaataag TTATGGAATGTGGCGTGTGATGGTGGGTTTACATGATGCCTTAGAGTACAGCTTGATGGAAGCTGGGCACACAAAATTCAGTCCTGACTGGCACTTTGGCCTGTGGAAG GTACGTTGGCGTCACTCAACAGCGGAAACATTAGAAGACATTTCTAAGACCGTCTCTGATTCTTCTCGTGGTGGACACAACATTCCCCAGCTAGTAGAGGATCCAACCAAACCAGTGGTATTTTATGACTGGGCAAAGTTCCTGAAGCAGTTTTTCAGACCAATACCACatttgaaaaagtattatcattTTAG aatgtcttctgcaAGACCCGGTGTTGTATTTGTGAAGGATTACAACTTCAGCATTGAGACAGAGATTAATATTCTTAGGCAGGGCGTTGATATCGCAGGAAAATTTCCGAATCGTATTACTATTCCCGAGCTGGATGCCTGTAGGCAGTGGTACTTATATAATGAGATAGCGCCACTTTGCGACAACAGCAGTGTGTGCCCAAAGCCAGCAGTACCAAAACCGTCAAAAGTTAAAACTCAGGCGTTTAAAACGAAAAGTGAATGA